One segment of Pricia mediterranea DNA contains the following:
- a CDS encoding sulfite oxidase, whose product MQRRKFVQKATLASMTAVLGTEIVFGGMMPKDYVPLGLQDPDPFKMFDKDKDMIVLNDKPWNMEAVAHQLDDKVTPNKYIFVRNNGLIPEEVDPATWTLTIDGESVEQKKTYSLEELKSKFEHHTYQLVLECGGNGRKEFDPPTKGNQWGVGAVFCAEWTGVRLRDVLDDVGVKNNAVYIGYHSADDHLSRNPEKEPISRGAPMAKARQDETLLAFKMNGADIPLVHGHPLRLVAGGWPASVSGKWVERISVRDQVHDGPKMMGTSYRVPCNPVAPGEEVADENMCIIESMPVKSLITYPKTGAMISKGEKLGIRGHAWAGELEVDKVEYSIDFGATWNKCNLERPANRLAWQHFSAQVDFPKKGYYEVWSKATDAQGTSQPMLIPGWNPKGYLNNACQRIAVKVT is encoded by the coding sequence ATGCAAAGAAGAAAATTTGTCCAAAAAGCTACCTTGGCCTCCATGACCGCTGTATTGGGAACCGAAATCGTCTTTGGCGGTATGATGCCGAAAGATTATGTGCCATTGGGACTTCAAGACCCCGATCCGTTTAAAATGTTCGATAAGGACAAGGATATGATCGTATTGAACGACAAGCCATGGAATATGGAGGCGGTGGCCCATCAGTTGGATGATAAGGTGACCCCCAACAAGTACATATTTGTACGGAATAATGGTCTGATACCGGAGGAGGTCGACCCGGCCACGTGGACGCTGACCATCGATGGGGAATCGGTCGAACAGAAAAAAACCTATTCCCTGGAAGAATTGAAGTCCAAATTCGAACATCATACCTACCAGCTGGTGCTCGAATGTGGCGGTAACGGTCGTAAGGAATTCGACCCCCCGACCAAGGGAAACCAATGGGGAGTGGGAGCGGTCTTCTGTGCGGAGTGGACGGGGGTCCGGTTGCGCGATGTACTCGATGATGTCGGGGTAAAAAACAATGCCGTCTATATCGGGTACCACTCGGCCGATGACCACTTAAGTCGGAATCCTGAAAAAGAGCCTATTTCACGTGGGGCCCCGATGGCCAAGGCCCGGCAAGACGAGACGCTGCTGGCCTTTAAAATGAACGGTGCCGATATCCCTTTGGTGCACGGGCACCCCTTGAGGTTGGTCGCAGGAGGGTGGCCGGCCTCCGTTTCGGGCAAGTGGGTAGAGCGGATCAGTGTCCGCGACCAGGTACACGACGGCCCCAAGATGATGGGAACCTCTTATCGCGTCCCCTGTAATCCCGTGGCGCCGGGTGAAGAAGTGGCCGATGAAAATATGTGCATCATCGAATCGATGCCTGTAAAGTCGTTGATTACCTACCCTAAAACCGGGGCGATGATTTCCAAAGGGGAAAAGTTGGGCATCAGGGGACACGCATGGGCCGGGGAGCTCGAGGTCGATAAAGTGGAGTACTCCATTGATTTCGGAGCCACTTGGAACAAGTGCAATCTGGAAAGACCTGCCAACAGATTGGCCTGGCAGCATTTTTCCGCACAGGTCGATTTTCCCAAGAAGGGCTATTATGAAGTATGGTCGAAGGCTACCGATGCCCAGGGAACATCCCAGCCCATGTTGATTCCCGGATGGAATCCAAAGGGATACTTGAACAACGCTTGCCAACGAATCGCCGTAAAAGTTACCTAG
- a CDS encoding ferritin-like domain-containing protein — protein MNIIKFLDEFTTDNLVNKKSSRRDMFSTFGSLGKKAAMAAVPFGLASMPSKVFAQDSGNAAVDALQLALTLEYLEDEFYQLALDCTSLPDGRPRVIYEQIAKHEAAHVDFLMAGLEGAGVEPVAKPEFDFTAGGMFDPFRQNGADKETAYAQLLALAQAFEDTGVRAYKGQATNLQGTPFLTAALQIHSVEARHASEIRRLRGLKGWITGNERGAGMPEATQAVYNGEENVTQGGVDVTTLGDEGPFTFESSTEAYDEPITGDTAVAIASLFIKS, from the coding sequence ATGAATATTATAAAATTTTTAGATGAATTTACCACCGACAACTTGGTGAATAAGAAGTCCTCCCGACGTGACATGTTCAGCACTTTTGGCTCCTTGGGAAAAAAGGCGGCCATGGCTGCAGTACCCTTCGGCCTGGCTTCCATGCCCTCAAAAGTGTTCGCTCAGGATTCTGGCAACGCAGCCGTCGATGCCCTACAATTGGCATTGACCCTGGAATATCTGGAGGATGAATTTTACCAACTAGCCTTGGATTGTACCTCGCTTCCGGACGGAAGACCACGAGTAATCTATGAGCAAATCGCCAAACACGAGGCGGCCCACGTCGATTTCTTGATGGCCGGGCTGGAAGGTGCGGGGGTGGAGCCCGTAGCAAAACCGGAATTCGACTTTACCGCCGGAGGAATGTTCGATCCCTTTAGGCAAAATGGGGCCGACAAAGAAACTGCCTACGCCCAGCTATTGGCTTTGGCACAAGCCTTCGAAGATACAGGAGTGCGTGCCTACAAAGGACAGGCCACCAATCTTCAGGGAACCCCGTTTTTGACGGCCGCCCTACAGATTCACTCGGTCGAGGCGCGTCATGCTTCCGAAATCCGAAGGTTAAGAGGATTAAAAGGATGGATTACCGGCAACGAAAGAGGGGCCGGAATGCCCGAAGCGACCCAAGCCGTTTACAACGGAGAGGAAAACGTAACCCAAGGGGGCGTCGATGTAACGACCCTCGGCGATGAGGGTCCGTTTACCTTCGAATCATCCACCGAGGCCTACGATGAGCCGATTACCGGTGATACCGCCGTGGCCATTGCCAGTCTCTTTATAAAATCATAA